DNA sequence from the Anopheles stephensi strain Indian unplaced genomic scaffold, UCI_ANSTEP_V1.0 ucontig429, whole genome shotgun sequence genome:
TCCGTGTATCGTATttgtacctgtgtgtgtgttcgtgtgctgcGCTTGTGCCTGTTCGTGAGTGTAGCCTCGTAGCCTGCTTCGGCTTCGACTTCGGCTATGCCGAAGCGTGGTAGAAGGAGGAGTAGGAAGCCAGACTCGGTAGGATCGAGCTCCGATTCGGCCGAGTCCAAGCGCTCGAGgagcgtggtttcttcctcttcggagGAATCTGACGATACGATGAGCGTGGACAGTACGGAGTCACGTTCATCCACCAGCGTGCAGGAGGATAACCTGTCACAATTTGTCACCGTAAACCGGCGACAACGGAAGACAGTCCCGACAACGAAGCCTTCCACAACACCAGCTACGCCCGCTGTTCCTGCAGGGCGTACATCGGCTCCGGCTCCCGTATCGGCGGCAAAAATGCCTCCGATCACGGTGAAGTCACTCCCAGTAGCTGTCCTGCGTCCGGAACTGCAGGCTCGTGGAATCACACCAGAGTTCCGTATCTCCGGCGTAGGCACGTCAATCACCGTTCGATCTCCTGCTGAACAGCAGGAGGTCCTTAACTACCTGCAGCAGCGGAATGCGGAATATTTTTCGCATGACGCTAAAAACATGCGTCCCTTCAAGGCGGTGCTTCGTGGGCTTCCGGAAACGGACCTCGCGGAGATCGTTTGTGAACTGAAGGAAATCCACCAGCTCGACGTTTTGGAGGCGTTCGAGATCAAGCGCCGCGCAGAGGGCATTCAAACCAGGTTGTACCTGGTTCATTTCAAGCGAGGAACATGCTCGCTaaaaaagctggaggcagtacggtcaatccagcaagtcatcgtgcgat
Encoded proteins:
- the LOC118517002 gene encoding uncharacterized protein LOC118517002, encoding MPKRGRRRSRKPDSVGSSSDSAESKRSRSVVSSSSEESDDTMSVDSTESRSSTSVQEDNLSQFVTVNRRQRKTVPTTKPSTTPATPAVPAGRTSAPAPVSAAKMPPITVKSLPVAVLRPELQARGITPEFRISGVAPRYNLAKRLQDIKNAPDTPATTPTTTPATTSSEDLFSPEELFAIFSRMLPKIRLCRNKGEQIAVIGELLMLLH